A portion of the Micromonospora vinacea genome contains these proteins:
- a CDS encoding 2OG-Fe(II)-dependent halogenase WelO5 family protein, whose product MQHSSTTDPFFVAVESESITRADVAGLIAGRLAAVRVPRLLSAARCHAITAALANAPMDRYDESRVFPVVAKFGPAINDHRSAGELREDYWDAARAAEKSWSTLGLSDSPRALCLAAFGGAWPDVAPGRRQGREMHVGIVREINAGLQVHFDDAVREYAGRLLDSEVVAQLAFNIYIRVPPAGGETVLWRRRWQPDDEPLRIPGGYGFQEAVGADTQSLTLRPTLGEGFLFDPRHYHTVRPASDGRRISIGCFVGLTDDGRLALWS is encoded by the coding sequence GTGCAGCATTCGAGCACTACCGATCCCTTTTTCGTCGCCGTCGAATCCGAGTCGATCACCCGGGCGGATGTCGCCGGGCTCATCGCGGGGCGGCTTGCGGCCGTCCGGGTGCCGCGATTGCTCTCCGCGGCCCGCTGTCACGCGATCACCGCCGCCCTCGCCAACGCGCCGATGGACCGCTACGACGAGAGCCGGGTCTTTCCCGTCGTCGCCAAGTTCGGCCCGGCCATCAACGATCACCGGTCCGCCGGTGAACTCCGCGAGGACTACTGGGACGCGGCCCGCGCGGCCGAGAAGAGCTGGTCAACGCTGGGTCTGTCGGACTCTCCCCGGGCGCTGTGCCTGGCCGCGTTCGGAGGCGCCTGGCCGGACGTCGCACCCGGGCGGCGGCAGGGTCGGGAGATGCACGTCGGCATCGTCCGCGAGATCAACGCGGGGCTCCAGGTGCACTTCGACGACGCGGTCCGGGAGTACGCGGGTCGGTTGCTCGACAGCGAGGTGGTGGCGCAGTTGGCGTTCAACATCTACATCCGGGTGCCGCCGGCCGGTGGGGAGACCGTGCTGTGGCGGCGGCGCTGGCAGCCGGACGACGAGCCGCTGCGGATCCCCGGCGGGTACGGCTTCCAGGAGGCGGTGGGCGCCGACACGCAGTCGTTGACGCTGCGCCCCACGCTCGGGGAGGGCTTCCTGTTTGATCCGCGGCACTACCACACGGTGCGTCCCGCGTCGGATGGCCGACGGATCTCCATAGGATGTTTCGTCGGGCTCACCGACGATGGTCGACTGGCCCTCTGGTCGTAG
- a CDS encoding NUDIX hydrolase: MSTVNLRRSARAVVVDEDDKVLLLRLAIPDPTGTIAVWITPGGGVEDGETPLAALRRELREEVGLALDVDPPQVWRQEIVAAGFAPSHDGVVNDYFLVRTASFTPRGAMSDEELAAEHVIGWRWWSLSEIREHRGPELFSPRDLATPLAALIGDGVPTQPVALGL; this comes from the coding sequence ATGTCGACGGTGAACCTGCGGCGATCGGCGCGTGCGGTCGTCGTCGATGAGGACGACAAGGTTCTGCTGCTCCGACTCGCCATTCCCGATCCGACTGGCACGATCGCCGTTTGGATCACTCCCGGGGGTGGCGTCGAAGACGGTGAGACGCCACTGGCCGCCCTGCGGCGGGAGCTGCGCGAAGAGGTCGGTCTTGCTCTCGATGTCGACCCGCCTCAGGTCTGGCGCCAGGAGATAGTCGCCGCCGGCTTCGCACCCAGCCACGATGGCGTCGTGAACGACTACTTCCTCGTTCGCACCGCGTCGTTCACGCCACGCGGTGCGATGAGCGATGAGGAGCTCGCCGCCGAGCACGTCATCGGCTGGCGTTGGTGGTCGCTGTCGGAGATCAGGGAACACCGCGGACCGGAACTGTTCTCGCCACGGGACCTCGCCACACCGTTGGCCGCATTGATCGGTGACGGAGTACCAACCCAACCCGTCGCGCTCGGCCTGTGA
- a CDS encoding DinB family protein: MTRSERIADQLDRHWHKNLRPRLDGLADEEYFWEPVRGCWSIRPRGTSAAPMSAGSGGWTMDFASPDPVPAPVTTIAWRLAHIIVSCLGYRVGWHFGGQDVDSQTFAYAGTADEALRQLDEMYGRWNTGVRELSDVDLENPPTVGPEQFPMEGIVLHINRELIHHGAEISLLRDLYRWQDGPQRAEYGFPATGNRASEPVWTR; this comes from the coding sequence ATGACAAGGAGCGAGCGAATTGCGGACCAGCTGGACCGGCACTGGCACAAGAACCTGCGGCCGCGGCTGGACGGTCTTGCCGATGAGGAGTACTTCTGGGAGCCGGTGCGCGGCTGCTGGAGCATCCGCCCACGTGGCACGTCGGCCGCACCGATGTCGGCAGGTTCGGGGGGATGGACGATGGACTTCGCGTCCCCTGACCCGGTTCCGGCGCCGGTGACCACGATTGCCTGGCGGCTGGCGCACATCATCGTCTCCTGCCTGGGCTATCGGGTCGGATGGCACTTCGGCGGCCAGGACGTCGACTCCCAGACGTTCGCCTACGCGGGGACCGCTGACGAGGCGCTGAGACAGCTCGACGAGATGTATGGGAGGTGGAACACGGGGGTCCGCGAGCTCTCGGACGTTGACCTGGAGAATCCGCCCACTGTGGGCCCCGAGCAGTTTCCGATGGAGGGCATCGTCCTGCACATCAACAGGGAGCTGATCCATCACGGCGCCGAGATTTCCCTGCTGCGCGACCTCTACCGCTGGCAGGACGGGCCGCAGCGCGCCGAGTATGGCTTTCCGGCCACCGGCAATCGAGCTTCGGAACCTGTCTGGACCCGGTAA
- a CDS encoding uridine kinase family protein: MTLFDAVRQLRDASPDVTGRPRVIAIDGRGGAGKTTLAERLCKVEPNSAIVHTDDVAWNHAYFDWGGVLAEHILQPLHRGESVNFRPDAWISHDRAGSITIPAGADFVWVEGTGVIRDELGPWLDASVYLQGDLDEQERLLVARDGDSSEQQEHVTNWLREELPFMLRERPWSRATLIVAGPPRIDHDPDTELVVAAPIR; the protein is encoded by the coding sequence GTGACCTTGTTCGACGCCGTCCGGCAGCTACGCGACGCATCACCGGATGTCACCGGACGCCCGCGGGTGATCGCGATCGACGGCCGGGGTGGTGCAGGTAAAACGACCCTGGCTGAGAGGCTGTGCAAGGTGGAGCCCAACTCCGCCATCGTGCACACCGACGACGTCGCCTGGAATCACGCCTACTTCGACTGGGGCGGCGTGCTCGCCGAGCACATCCTGCAACCCCTGCACCGAGGGGAGTCGGTGAACTTCCGTCCCGATGCCTGGATCAGCCACGACCGAGCCGGATCGATCACCATCCCTGCCGGCGCTGACTTCGTCTGGGTCGAGGGCACCGGCGTCATCCGGGACGAACTCGGCCCGTGGTTGGACGCCTCGGTGTACCTACAGGGTGATCTTGATGAGCAAGAGCGCTTACTCGTCGCTCGCGACGGCGACTCTTCCGAACAGCAGGAGCACGTGACGAACTGGCTGCGGGAGGAACTGCCCTTCATGCTGCGAGAACGACCGTGGTCCCGAGCCACCCTGATCGTCGCCGGCCCTCCGCGGATTGACCACGACCCGGACACCGAACTCGTCGTAGCCGCGCCGATTCGATGA